cgtttttctctctccttctttcctctctcactgacaccaacggagccggagaagctcgtttttgtGGCCCTCGTGGCTGTGGCTACAGTGTCACTACAGTGCAGGAGCCGGAACACGCGGGAGCTCGGCCAAACTGGACCTAACTCAATCAGGTGTTGACGATTGACGTTGTGTGGCTGGATCGTGCAGTGCAGCCAAGCCGCCGAGGATGACCGGCAGAGCAGGCCTCCCAAGCTTAGCAGCATCTACTAGTTAGGTATCCCATGTTGCGGCGCACTGTACTGTTTGGTGGCCTGTCGTGTCGTGTCAGTCAGGTCAGGTGAAGCGTCCTCCTCGTCACCGTCCCCATCGGCCCATCCCTCTGGCTATGCTGTTGCTGTTCCATGATAGTGGGGAGgcgaagcgaggcggcggcggcggcggctagtcGCCTAGTCCTCCTAGCCCCGGCGACCGTGCCAGGGGGGCCACACGGCGAGCGTCCAACACGGCCGATCGGTCTCGTCGAGCACCTGCACCGCGGCCCGGCACCAAGCATAGCAAGGGAACCCTTTTGTGCTCGTGAAAGGGCGGCCTTGCTTTTGTACATCAGGAAAAGGCACCGGGCTCTCCTTTAACAAATCACAAGGACgacaaatgaaaaagataacGCTATTTCAGTCTCTTTCGAAGCTGGTCAAGAAATTATACTTTTAAAAACAACTCTTGGCTCCGGGCACTTAAGCCATTGCCAAAGGATTTTCTGAATCGTCCAAACCCCGAACCTTAGCTACTCCATTAGACCTAAAATACTAATATAAAGTATACAAAATTTAAAACTACTTCAAATTATAAAGTATTCTAGATTACAACCCATCCACAGGTGGCCTGCTTTTTAAACTATGCATAAAGACCcagggcctgtttggtagagctccggcTCCGGTCAAAACAGCTTCAGTTATTGCTTCACCTGTGGAGCACCTGTAGAGCAGATTCAATCAGAGAGCTGGAGCAGTTTTTTATaaccgtttggcaaaataacttctTCTAGTAGTTCAAAAGGTTGAAATGTCCGTAATaccccttttctttttttctctctcttttcttttttctttttcctttccgTTTCTTTTCCCAACCTTATCTCATCGTTCAAACCACCGACACATCCAACCATCTGCAACCCCACGACCTTATCTGCATCCATCCATCCGCATCTCTTCAACCACCGACGCCAGACGGCCGCCTGCATCCGCATTCTCACGCCCGACGGCCTCGGTGGCATGCGCCCGGCGGCTCCACGCGGCGTCCCTGCGCCCCCAACGAGCGCTCGCACAACGGCGACCCCAGCGGCCCCACATGGCATCCCTGCGCTTAGCGGCGCGGCTCCTGCCCCCGCGGGCTCGCCCCTCGGCGACTCCAGCGGCCCCGGCGTCTCCACGTTTGGCGACGCCCGAACGTCCCAGCGAGGGCAAATCCGCCCGTCGCCCTTCGCTGGGCCGACGGGAGCAAGCGGAGCCGGTGGAAGCTACGATTTTCTAGCTcccaccctctctctcctcttctctcaaCGGAATATCCGTGACTCCGAGCGCGAAGCCGTTTGCGTTGCCCCCGTTTGGTTGAAGAAGCGCAAAAATAGCTCCGAGAGCTGCCCAGGGAGCTGTACCAAACGGCCCCTTAGACTTGCAGAACGTCACATACagattcttttttttcttgcatctTCAAGTTCTCGCGCTCCCCCGTCGCTACCTCTCCCCGTCCGGCTTCGGCGGTGCCACGCCAccttcgccctcgccctcgctaATACCAATGCCCTCCTCCTATATAGATGTCCAGCTGGGCCAGGCACGATGGGCTGGCACGGGCCCAGCCCAAAAAAGCACGACACTAGCACGGCACGGACACAGAGCCCACAGTGCCAGTGCTGGCACGGGCGCGATCTAGGGCAGTGTCTGGGCCGCAGGTTCGGCCCGCAGTGCTGGCACGGGCACGACACGATTAATGTTCTAGCCGTTGGATGCCTCCTATCTTTTCCCAGCCGTTGGATAAGCTTGGTGAGCAAAACCTAGATATAAAAGCAGTTCTCCCTCTGCGCTCTCCCTCCTAGCCGGCCACCGCTCCCTCTCACTGTGCCCCGACCGCGACTGTCTCTCTCTCCGTGGCTCCCTCCCTCTCGCTCCTCTGGCGTTCGAACGCGTCCTCGACTCCCTCTCGCTCGTTCGCTCCTCCGGAGTCCGGAGTTCGGTCCCTCTCCCTTGCTCCTCgactcctccctccctctctctctcacactcGCCCTCTCTAGTATGAAGAGATGGCGGCGCGTGCCGCCTCCCTAAGCCATGGCGCAGTGGAGGGCAATGACAGTGGCAATGCGGGGGCGCTCGGACAGCAGCGGCGCGGATACCGATGGCGCGACAATGGCGATGGCAAGGACGCTCGTTGTGGCGAGCTGTGGTTCCTGGGCCGGCACAGGCATGATGGGTTGCCGTGCCTacagcacggcacggcacggctaacCGACTGTATGGTCGTGCCTGGGCCGAGGTGTCAGCACAGTGGCACTATCAGGCACGGCACGGCAACGCCGCCGTGCCTGACCGTGCCATGTCTCGTCGTGCCGTGCTTCACCGTGCCAGTGCTGTGCCATGCCTGGGCGGCCCGTTTGGACAACTATATCCTCCTCCTCATCTTTCTTGTGCACTGGTCAATTCCCACGTCGTTGGCACTGCCCAACCAGCCTCTCCCACTACCCGCACATTGATCGCCACCGCCGCAAGTTGTCGGCCTCCCGAAGCCCCCTTTTACTGCTAGAGAACACACGAAATCTCTAATCCTCAAACCCTAACCACTAACCTGGCACGGGGCATTGGATCCGCTCGATTCATCATCGTCGGAGGGCTCGGGGTCGCTGGTGGATCCTTGGTCGCCATGGGTTTGAGGGTGTGAGAGGCAAGGAAGAAGGAGGTCGGATGAAGACGACAACTGCACGCACATGGGAGGAGAAAGGGTGGGGCATGGCTGGTTGGGTGCATGCGGTGCGTTAAACACCTAACACAAAGCCTTTGGCTATTAAGAACAAGTTAGTTGATAACCGATGAATTAACTAATTAGTAATAAAAATTTAGTATTTTGTATGACTTTTTATTTGGTCCTAAAATTGTTGGAATATCCACTAAGGGGTAGTTAGCTCGACTGGTCCGGTTGATAAATATGTCTCGGCTTTCTGAGCTCATTCCATCTCATTTCCAATGGGGAATATCCATTCAACAGTCATACGTAATACTCAAGTGAAACTGCTGGACAGGATTTGATTAAGCTAAATAGGTTGAGTAGGATGGAAGTTCCCATTAAGATATTATTTGGATGTAGTCGGATTCACATTAATCCACATATGTTGGAATGGATTAGAGTAAAACTTGAAGTAAATTTCACCTCAATCCACTCAGCACACTTGCATTGAGGTGAATCCGATAACATCCGAACTGGTTTATGGCTGGACGGCGGCATGAGCCATTGTCCATTTTCAGGCTTATACAATACTTAAATACAAGACTGAAGAAAACTCACGAGGTCGTCTGCTCGTGAATTCTAATGCCCTAAGATTGAAGATTAAACCAATAAGCTCCATTCCATCCATGATTCTGCCGGCAGTCAGTAGAACCAATTGGCGTTGGATCCCGTGGACTTGTGCGGGTGCGGCTGTTGCAACTGCAACGCGCCGCCGTAGTGCGCGGCGCCTCCTGCCACGTTCAGGCCTGAGCCGAACCTCAGCTCCGGCGACGCGGCGTTGATCTCGCCTCCGAACGGCGTGCCGTCACGGACGTAGAACGACGCCGCGCTCTGCTGTATCACGTTGCTGATGGTGTCGCCAAATAGGCACGGCGTCGGAAACGGGCCGGACACCTGCACGCCGGGGGCGGCCGTGTCCACGTTGCTCACCAGGCTCCTGGGCGCGCCGCCCACGTTGGCCTCGTACATGTCCATCAGCTCCGCGAGCGACCTCTGGCCGTCCACGGGCAGGTCGAAATCCAGGCCGCCCAGCGCCGCCGCCTGCCCGGGCGGGACGAACGACGCCGGGAAGACGGACTCGGTggcgcgtggcggcggcggcacggccgCGCCGACGCCGATGCCAGGGCTGTTGTTGAACTTGCACGAGTACTGGTGCGCGTTGCGCGCGTTCCGGTCCAGGAACCCGTGCGCGCTGCTGCTGTGCGGGCACTGCACGTTGCCGCAGGTGTAGGCGCGGAAGCTGCAGCCCAGCATGAGCTCCGGCTCCGCGGCGGCGGCCAGCGCGCTCCTCTTCTGGAAGAACTCGGCGTCGGCGGCCTCCTCCTTCATCAGCGCCGCGGGCTCGGCCATGACGAACTTGTTGTGGCCCGCATCGTccatggacgacgacgacgacgacgaaagGTCCACGaacgcggcggcggcgttggaggGTGGCTGGTGGTTCCGGCAGGTGTCTTCGCCGTCGACGTCGTATTCGCCGGAGCTGGCGCAGAACGGGAtcgtcgcggcggcggcggcggaggacggCACGGGGCGGGCACCTGGGTGCAGCTGGAGGTAGAGCTCCTCCTCCTGCCTGAGCACGGCGAGCCACGTGACGATCTCCCTGGCGGTCATCTTGTCCTGCAGGCACTTGGACTGGCGGACCAGGCGGCGCGCCTTGTCGACGTCGGGGGACATGTGCTTGATGACGGCGGTGAGCACGGCCACCTTCCACGCCTTCTTTAGGTCGTGCGGCTTCTTGTACGGCGGCGGGCCGAGCTCCCCCGGCACGGCGGCCTGTGGCCACCACGGTTCGGCGCCGGCGGGCCACCACGGCGGCGGATGGCCCTTCTCGAGCGGGAACCGGCGCTGGGGCGGGTCGCAGTGCTGCATAAGCGCGGAGAGCAGCGAGCCCAGCGTGGTGTCCTGCAGCTCGTGCAGGGAGTGCGGGCCCGCCAGCGCGTTGGCGGCCATGCCCCCGCCGCCTCCAGCGCCGTCtccagcggcggtggcggcggcgttgTCGGCCTGGtacttggcggcggcggcgggcccgTTGCGGTCGAAGcggaccttctccttccaccagGCGCGGAGGTTGTCGGAGGCGCCGGTGACGGGCTTGCCGTTCTCCGGGATGATGCCGTAGACGAAGCCCTGCGCGTTGCAGACCTCCATCATCTTGAGCATGTACTTGAGGATCCCGTCCTGCGCGCGCGACATCTTCTTGCGCCGCGCCTGCTCCTGCGACTGCcgctgcctgctgctgctggcctCGTGCTTGGCGCCGCCGGAGCCGCCGGAAGGGCGGCCgctctgctgctgctcctccttgaGGCGCCTGAGCCGCACGCGGTCCCGCCACATGCGGCGCTCCAGCTCCTCGATGCCGTCCACGTCGTCGTCGCTCACCATCATCTCGTCCAAGGGGAagctcatcgtcgtcgtcatctcctcggtcgccggcgccggcgccgggttGACGAGGTCGCCCTCTCCAAAGAAGCACTCGCCTGCCCCGAACCCGAACAGGGCCTTGTCACCCGCCGCCATGCGCTGATCCAGCATCAGCGCCCCTCCTCCTCCCATCATCGCGCCGCGCGTAGAGGCAGAGGCACTGAGGCAGGCAGGCACACCACACGGGAAGGAGCTTGCGCTACTTGGTAGCGAGTAGTGGTGGAGTGGAGTTGTCACGGGCGCAGCGGAGCTATATATCGATCGgggctaaagatggcaacgggcaaaaTGCCCGCGGATACCAGTGTCGTGTGCCCGCGCCCGCGACGAAAATTTCGTGCCCGCGACGTCACCTGCCACGGGTGTCATCCTGTGCCCGCGCCCGCTATCCGCGGGCATGCCTTGCCCGCGGGCATGCCCGTGTGCCCGTCAGATCTGGAGGAGGACGGCGCGACGGGATGGGCGACGACGGCTGCCAGGCGAGGTTCCCCACCAACTCATTTCTGGTTGCTTGCCGCGGGATCGCCATCGACGGACGCAAGCGAGCGCAACCCCGGCCTGACTTCCTTTAATACCCTCTCCATCGTCTACTGCAGCTCGCCTGGCTCGCTTCCAGATCCAGCGGCCGGAGGCGGCAGGGGTGCCGGGCTACCGGGCGACGAAGGCTGCCAGGCGGGCAGGGCGCTCCAATCCACGCGAGCTGCGCCGCCACCATCACCTCCTCGGGCAACGCCTGGCTTGGTCCCCTTCCCCGCGGCCGTCGCAGCCTGAGTGAAGAAGGTGAAGTAGTAGGCCGTGTCGAGCTTGAGCTTGGTCCGTGAAGGGACGCGGCTGCTTGTCACCCGCGCAGCCACGCTGCTCGTCGCCCGTGCAGCTGCACTGCTCGGCGCCGACCACCAGGTCCCCTTCCACGTGCTGGTTCTGGCTCCCTGGCTCCTTGCGTGTGTGTGTGAGACTGTGAGGATTGGGAATTTGGGATAAGGCCGAATGGGCGAGTGGGCAGCCGGTGTGAGGATTGCTCTTGATGGCTCCTGGCTCCCTGCGCGTGTGTGTGGCTCTCTAGctctttgttttattttatttaaaaaagTTTGCGCTCTCTCTGCAGCCAAACGCCACCTCAAAGGGATAAGGTTGTGGAGCGGGTGTGACGGGTATGCGGGTGCGGGTAGAACATTTTCTTTCCCGTCAGCTAATATCTGTCGGGTTTGGGGACGTACCCGTATCCGTGCCCACGGATAGACTCACGCACCCGTATCTTTGCCCAACGGGTCGATTGCCCGCGGGTATTttgtacccgttgccatctttacgggGCGACCGACCGTGTGAAGCTGCGTAGGAGACGTCCCCAAATTTGCATTGCATGGGCCGCGGTAATAGGAACTGAAATGACGTGTACTCTCCTACACTTTTCACCATGTGCGAATTCACAAGTAGCTCAAGCCGTTATTCGACGAAATGTTAGCGCCGTTAATTAGTGACCTAATAATATCAGCTATACCATGAGCGAGGTTGTCATTGAGATGATGGGACATGGAAATAAAGCAATGTGAGTGGCAACCAAAAGGCAATTATGCACGTTTATTCCGCCTAATTAAGactctttttttttgttcttgttgGAGCTACTAGTTTTGCGCTTAGGATAATTAGTTCAAAAATCATCTAACTTCTCTCTTTTATTTGATTTTGTTTCTATGCACGGAGAGAGTTAAGAAAATATAGCCGCCTATATTGATAGAGGATTTATTTGTATAGGTGACAGTCAATCTGGGCCTTTATTACTGCTGCAATCATGCAAGCATCGTGCAGTACTCAGGTAACACAATTAGCCCGAGCAAAAGCATATACAGCAGTTCGTGTGTGTCAACCAGCACCGGCCACGGAAGGGAACCGAGAAGAAGATCTCAGCATGTTCGTCTCGACtaatacgatcgtggattataagccagaagtactgttggctggtttgatttgagagaaaaatattgttgcaCCTTATAATCAACGATCGTATAAGCCAAAACAAACGGGCTGATATATATAAACACCGTACCGAACACGCACCAATGCATGTGCTAGTGGAGAAAATGGAACAAAGCAGGTCATCTAGAGTAGACAAGGACAAAAGAGGGGGGAGATGGGAAGATTGAAAATTGGGAGCAAATACAGACAAGCATCGCAATTGGTGAGGAACTCGAATTGTTAGAAGACAACCGGCCACCCAAGGATCCATATGAGACCATGCATGGTCGCGTAACAAAAAATGAGACAAAAAAAAAGCTCAGCAACAGAAtgcatttttttatttgtttggtCACACATGCATGCAAACACGAGGCTAGCTGAAACACAATGTCATGTGACAGCCCCGCTAGCTGTTCATCAGCGTTGTATATGCTGAACACACGACCGTGATAGTATTTTGGTTTAACAGTTATAACATTTATAAATGGCTAAATGTTGCGCTATGGGAAGCAGTACGTTCAGGAAATGCAGTTGGATAACAACACTGAAGACTCCATTGCTTTGGACGGCAGACAGAGAATACACGACCAAAAGTGCTTATCGTGTACAATTTGAAGGCACCTTCAGTAAATTGAAGATTATGCCAATTTGGAAAGCTGTGACTGAACCCAAATACCGTTTTTTTTCCCGCATGGACATTGCTGCACAAGAAGATTCTCACCGCAAATAACTTAAGCAAACGGAACTGGCAAAATGATCTGATCTGTAAGTTGTGTGGCGTCCATCCAGAAACACCAACGCATCTTTGCAAGGGCTGCCCTTTTCCTAAGGAGGTGTGGAGCTTTGTAAAACAATGGTTGGGATGGTCAATAGTGGATTAGGTGGCAATGAGGGGCGTCGCTACATGGTTACTGGCGAAAATGTTGTCTCAAATTCGACAGAAGGCAAAGGGAAAAGATAGACGAGATTATGATCTGCGAGAAGCGATAGTATTTTGGTCCAACAGTTAACATTTGAGTGGCTAAATGTTAACTGTCTGATAAGTATTTTAGCGTGTTTATTTACAAACACTGCATATGAATGTCTCTGAACAATATCATAGGTGTGACCGTGTGAGTATGTACATACACATACGTGTGGCTGTATCCATGTACATGATTGGGCCTGTATAGTATTATGTTTTTTTTAATCAAAAACCAATAAGGCACGGGAGGTCCTACCCACATGCGTGCGTCTCATGGCCATCTGATCTATCACCTTGAAGCTATGTACTGTCAGAGAAGGAAGCTAGGGCCCTGCAGACGGATGGTTGGGGGAGGTGGTGCATGTCCAATCTCGATTTATCCAGGTAGGGCACGCACACGTTAACTCTATATATCGGCTTAAATCTCACGGCGGACGGCTATTATTCGGTTGGTTTGCTGGGACGCTGAGCTGAGATGGACCTATCCTAATCAGGCCCACTGCACTAATTAATCTGACACTAACACCACCTCCCTTTCCGTCCTACCGTCTGGACGTCGACGTGCATGCCTGTGAAGCTTGCTTGCATTGGTGTCGGCAGGGCAGCCAGCTGTGCGTGTGGTACGGTGTAGGTATGTGCAGCAGAAGTAACATCGCTTTCAGGAGTCGAGTCGGCCATCAGTATTATTCAGTAGTGCCAGCGACAAGGAGATAGAGCTGCCTCGCTCAATTCTTCTGAAGTTTTACTGGAATTTTAATCTGGATGCAGCCTTCCTAAGCTATAACCTCAGGCCTTAAGCAACATACGCCTACCTATGAGTTGAACCATGCATGCTGCCATGCCAAATGGATCGGATGAAATTAAACTAGTCTGCAAGATCAGGACGGAGATTTGCACCAACGTGCGTGTCTGCTCCATCCTTTGATGTGTTTGTTCATTCATTCAAGTCAACTAGACTAGCCTGCTGCTGCAAGTTGTAATCAACTATTACTCCTCTAATTAAGTAGTAGTGTATATAAAGTTAAATAAATGGCAGCAATGATCAGGTCAATGCTTTACATATTTTATTATCAGTCTTTTCGCTGATGATGCCTCGTCTGATGTACTACACAATATATGAGCACTGATTTGTTTAGCACAACTTGACTCCCTTGAAGGCTCAGCTAacatttatttttctctctctgtgTTTTCTTTAGTTGAAACCAACATTTCATAGTAACGATGTCAACGACGAATATAATCCTCTCACCCACCCACTCTGTTTCCGGAGAGGgatatgttagattgatctctaacccaactggacccaacggtccagttgggcctttgattcgcgccctgatcgggggcgcccagcccatcatggctggagggcccctgtcaccatgcgctataaaaagaggtgggggccggcagctcttatcacgaggttgacctgagccgagctccccaccgacatctaaaccctaatccgatcagagaagggcgcagccagtgacgggaagccaccagccacgctgcccgctccatcgacgtcgacgtcttcaccgaccgtcgctgcccgtgcgcagacatcACCAACGAACCTGATGGCGTCCGCTGAACCTTccccctctgcggtgtcaggttcagCACCCTCTCCCTTCCATCCCTGTCTCTCTAGTTCTACATGCATTAGGATGTACTACGTTCTTTATCCCGAATAGAACCACtgtacccggctagatctatggtCCTAGTGATTCAACAGttttaacaatggtatcagagccacgtTTTTTCTAGGGTTTTTAGATCTAAAACGGGTAAACAGATTAGAAAAGGAAGAATGTTAGATCCAGTGCGGGTCGAACAAAAAcagagggttcggttgaaccctaaccctaactggatTAAGGAAAgagggttcggatgaaccctaaccctaactgggttaaagaaagaAGGAGGGCTCAGCACGCGATGCCGAACCCTAAAAACTGTAGAGTCCCTCTGGAGAAGATAAACAGTGCCCAtctcaaaaccctaaccctaacacaGTTAACCCTAATTCCCATCCCAATCGGTCCAAACCGAGAAAAGCAAACAAGAACcaaagaaggggaaaaggggaagaGGGAGACCCAGAGGGATTACCTCGCCGTCGTGCAGAACGACGCgcggggagaagaaggccgagcccgGGGGAGTTGCTCGCCGGACTCAGGCCACAGgagcgccgtggccaggccgctcgatggcggcgcgcTCACTCGCTGGGGAGCgcacacgccggcgagggggccggtgaTGGCGCCATGGCTACCCGCTCCACCGTCGTCGCTCTCGGTTGCTCGCTCGGTGCTGCTGTgccgaggagagaagagagagcggcgaagagatagagagagagagaggaaagagcAGAATGACGCTAGGGTTTAAGGGTGTCGCGGCGGTCGCCGTTTTTGATCCTGCGACGGGCGCGGACGATCGTCGGATCGGCGTGGACAGCTCAGATAGAGCGGGCTGCCTTTCGGCCCAGGCGAGCGAGGGCGCAAGGCCgaaatcccggcccaggcccaggttgcggcctgggcgcggggaagAGCACAGGACAGCGCGCACGCGGGCGTGGGCCGTGGGCTGTTTTGCCGTTTTGGGCCGTATGAATAGTAAAGAAATGAATCagttttcattttttctttttccagtaaatgtttatttcctggaaattgattaatggcttaaagaaaatagaaaagagaattttcctgtgggtaaaattcactaaattgaattattttccgctacatatttaaagatgttattttcattattaaattcgaaccaacgggagaatttaattttgaagatagatatattttaattgattataatattgttattattctgaccaacgttgattaatgacaatattataatgatatttgtcatgcattaattctatttctgctcaagagtgatgtagaattagtgtaaagaacaattgtatgttttaattttgaccaacgttggaattaaggcatgcaattgttattgttattatttatattcTCACTCTATttaaattgtgttttcaggcggatacaacttgatgagttgtatcaaagagatccccactctcaaatattataactacattgagtggaagaaaaagatcgacctggccatcttggctgaggtggactaggtagttaccacaccgtgtcccacaaAGCCTGtgacaccggtgagggagacaaacgaggctgatgccgcttaggcaactagagagagagattttgcatcccaaagaatgtcttatgaccttgagcataggaagtgggtcactgccaacaagaagtgtttggctatgataaagaacataATTGAGCTTGCAATTGttggctcaatcccagagtgtgacatcgTCACCGAGTATctcaaaagaataaagagtcagttcactggctcttcaaagacatatgctacccagctgataaaacaGCTGGTGATAGAGATGTACTCgggtaatggtggcataagagagcacatactaaagatgagcaatttggcatccaagctaaaaccaatggatctggctctcaagaatgagttccttatccatctgatttttattttcttgccaaaagagtttgacacttttgttgtcaactacaacatacagcccgagaagtgagacatggagaggctcatggttatgtgtgtgcaagaggagagaatgaaagctaccaatggtggctctatcaattatttgaaagaaaataagaaaaagaatCCTAATGCTAACTTCTCCTTAAAGTCAAacggaaagggtcccatgctgcatcagcctcagcaaaataagttcacagtagagaaagatcaatgtctCTACTACAAGaaaacgggacattataagaaagattgtcccgattacctaaagatgatcgtggcaaagaaatgtgagaacattattacgttcataaatgaatccatgtatgtacagtattcgaaatctacttggtggattgactcaggtgcaactgttcatgttgctaattctttatagggattcTGTTCGATGatgactacgcaaagaagcgaaagacatgttaaagtcgcaaatggagttcgagaagaagttgaagccgttggcgatctttctctagagcttgctgatggttttaaacttatacttagagatgttcttgaTGTTCCCTTGTTACAgaggaacttgattagtgtttcatgtttggacaatgatggatatgattgccatttatagaaatgacaaatgtaagataacatttaatgatgcatgtgttgatcttgctatcttacaaaatgagctttatttgttatcactatgtgatgatgtgaatgttgtatgtgaTGATAGGAATGTTGCGTGtgacaatgtgaatgtatcctcgtctgcggatgtaaacagaaaacgaaagagagctcacgatgcgttgtcgaaattatggcactgttgtttatgccatatttcgagggggagaatagaaagactagttaagaatgatattcttcctccattagagctctcagatttagaacaatgcatagattgcataaaaagaaagtacgtaaagaaaat
Above is a genomic segment from Miscanthus floridulus cultivar M001 chromosome 3, ASM1932011v1, whole genome shotgun sequence containing:
- the LOC136547510 gene encoding protein ETHYLENE-INSENSITIVE 3-like 2, whose product is MMGGGGALMLDQRMAAGDKALFGFGAGECFFGEGDLVNPAPAPATEEMTTTMSFPLDEMMVSDDDVDGIEELERRMWRDRVRLRRLKEEQQQSGRPSGGSGGAKHEASSSRQRQSQEQARRKKMSRAQDGILKYMLKMMEVCNAQGFVYGIIPENGKPVTGASDNLRAWWKEKVRFDRNGPAAAAKYQADNAAATAAGDGAGGGGGMAANALAGPHSLHELQDTTLGSLLSALMQHCDPPQRRFPLEKGHPPPWWPAGAEPWWPQAAVPGELGPPPYKKPHDLKKAWKVAVLTAVIKHMSPDVDKARRLVRQSKCLQDKMTAREIVTWLAVLRQEEELYLQLHPGARPVPSSAAAAATIPFCASSGEYDVDGEDTCRNHQPPSNAAAAFVDLSSSSSSSMDDAGHNKFVMAEPAALMKEEAADAEFFQKRSALAAAAEPELMLGCSFRAYTCGNVQCPHSSSAHGFLDRNARNAHQYSCKFNNSPGIGVGAAVPPPPRATESVFPASFVPPGQAAALGGLDFDLPVDGQRSLAELMDMYEANVGGAPRSLVSNVDTAAPGVQVSGPFPTPCLFGDTISNVIQQSAASFYVRDGTPFGGEINAASPELRFGSGLNVAGGAAHYGGALQLQQPHPHKSTGSNANWFY